ACTCCTTTAGTTTCATTAGGCATTGCAGACACTTCAAAGTTTTCTTCTTTTACAACTTCACCATTAGCTTTCAGCACCCATTTAAATTGGTAGTTCTCTAAATTTGTGAAATTGTATTCATTTGTAATTTGTAATTCATCATGGTCAGTTAGTTTAAACGAGATGTTTTGAAATACTTTTTTCACCTCTTCCAATGCTGGATGAGCCACTCTATCTGCAGTTACCAATCCATTAGCACAAAAATTTTGATCATGCTGTAAATTTTCGCCCCCTAAATCGCCGCCATAAGCCCAAAACATGCTTCCATCTGGGGTTTCTGTTTTTAAACCTTGATCCACCCAGTCCCAAATAAAACCACCCTGCATTTTTTTGCTGGTATTCATAATATCTCGGTACTCTTGAAAGTTACCGTTACTATTTCCCATGGCATGCGAATACTCACACATTATATAGGGTCGTGGATCGTTCCCTTCGGCATACTTATTCATGTTTTTAAGACTTGGATACATAGGAGCAACAATATCTGTGTTTTCATTTTCTCCTGCTTGTTCAAACTGCACGAATCGTGTTTTATCTCTTTCTTTCAACCATTTATAACCTTCATAAAACACAGGTCCGTTTCCACATTCATTTCCCATAGACCAAATGATGATAGATGTGTTGTTTTTATTTTGTTCCAACATACGCTTCATTCTATCCATATGTGCTGGCGCCCATTCTGGCAAGTATGCGGGATGTTTGGCTTTATCAAACCACGCTTGCCATTCGGCACCCATCGCATGAGTTTCTATATTCGCTTCATCAACAACGTACAGGCCATATTCATCACATAAGGTGTATATATACGGATCGTGTGGGTAATGACTCATACGAATGGCATTGATGTTATTTTGTTTCATCAACTTAACATCCTCAAGCATGGTTTTTTTATCTGGCGCATGCCCCTTAGTACCATGGTGTTCGTGAAGATTCACACCATTAACCATGAGAGGTTGTCCATTAACCATTAATTGAGACTCTTTAATTTCCACTTTTCTAAAACCCATTTTTTTAGAAAGAACTTGCTCGTCCTTTTTATCAGCTAGCTTTAAGATATATCTGTATAAGTATGGTGTTTCTGCACTCCATTTTAAAACATCTTTTATTGTTGTAGAAAAGCGAACCGTCGTATCCGTTTCCTTTATTTTTTTCTCTTCAGAGTATATTGATTTACCATTCGCATCTATTAAATTCACAGATGCTACTTGGTTTTTCGATACTTTTTTATCAAACCTTCTTACGTCGATGTCTACATTAAAAACACCATCATTATAGTTGTCGTTTAAACCACCTTCAACAAAATAATCCCAAATAGTATGTTTCGGTATTGCTTGCAAATACACATCCCGTTCTATACCACTTAGTCTCCAAAAATCTTGGTCTTCTAAATAACTTCCATCGTGCCAACGGAATACTTGCACTGCTAATTGATTCTTTCCTTTACTTAAAAACTGAGTAATATTAAACTCCGCAGCTGTTTTAGAAGCTTTAGTCATACCTACTTCTTGCCCATTTAAAAATATTCTGGCATACCCTGAAATGGAACCAAAGTGTAAAATAATTTCTTTATTTTTCCATGAATCTGAAATTTCAAAAGTGGTTCTGTAGCTACCAACAGGGTTATAGTCTCCATTTATAAAAGGAGGGTTTTTAGGAAATGGGTATGTAATATTGGTATAAATTGGAATATCAAAACCTTGTAATTCCCAATTTGAAGGTACTTGAATCGTTTTCCAATGGGAATCATCCAAATCTGTTTCATAAAAATTCAAAGGACGTTCTGATGGCTTTTTTACTAAATTAAATTTCCATGTGCCATTTAAATTTTTGTACAGATTAGAGTTTTCTGGTACATCTGTAATGGCAGAAGCTTCATCATGATACAAAATAAAAGATGCTCTCCCTTGTTCTTTGTTACGATCTACCACTA
The genomic region above belongs to Mariniflexile litorale and contains:
- a CDS encoding glycoside hydrolase family 2 TIM barrel-domain containing protein; its protein translation is MYKLNLTFILLLCSLLSFSQNNINEWENPVVVDRNKEQGRASFILYHDEASAITDVPENSNLYKNLNGTWKFNLVKKPSERPLNFYETDLDDSHWKTIQVPSNWELQGFDIPIYTNITYPFPKNPPFINGDYNPVGSYRTTFEISDSWKNKEIILHFGSISGYARIFLNGQEVGMTKASKTAAEFNITQFLSKGKNQLAVQVFRWHDGSYLEDQDFWRLSGIERDVYLQAIPKHTIWDYFVEGGLNDNYNDGVFNVDIDVRRFDKKVSKNQVASVNLIDANGKSIYSEEKKIKETDTTVRFSTTIKDVLKWSAETPYLYRYILKLADKKDEQVLSKKMGFRKVEIKESQLMVNGQPLMVNGVNLHEHHGTKGHAPDKKTMLEDVKLMKQNNINAIRMSHYPHDPYIYTLCDEYGLYVVDEANIETHAMGAEWQAWFDKAKHPAYLPEWAPAHMDRMKRMLEQNKNNTSIIIWSMGNECGNGPVFYEGYKWLKERDKTRFVQFEQAGENENTDIVAPMYPSLKNMNKYAEGNDPRPYIMCEYSHAMGNSNGNFQEYRDIMNTSKKMQGGFIWDWVDQGLKTETPDGSMFWAYGGDLGGENLQHDQNFCANGLVTADRVAHPALEEVKKVFQNISFKLTDHDELQITNEYNFTNLENYQFKWVLKANGEVVKEENFEVSAMPNETKGVKLHMLALDSTKEYFIDVYAYTKTATELIPVNHEIAREQFKRGSTTYFDLKEIKDGTLTHSFKDQTLLFSNNLVHGEFDLKTGKLIKYTASKETSQTILNFPEPYFWRAPTDNDYGNKMPEKLGVWKNAHENLKVQNVAVGKQTKEGLPIHVEFMLSNINIPYTIDYLIKNDGSIKITASLDMKGKELPELPRFGMRMVLDGSYDDLSYYGRGPWENYSDRNTASFIGIYKDKVENQFTWTYIRPQEAGYKTDVRWITLTNKNTKGLEIVGDQPLSFSALNMATETLDGGKHKSQKHPTDILVEKDKIYLHIDFKQRGVGGDNSWGAYPHKQYRLHDSNYSYSYQLKLVE